The DNA window TCTACTATCAGTTACAAAAGCAATACCTGCTGAGTCATAACCTCTGTACTCAACTTTTTCAAGACCTTCTAATAAAACATCTACTGCATTTGTGTTACTACCAGAATAACCAATTATTCCACACATAAAAAAACCTCCTACAAATTTTCATCATAAAAATAGGAGACTGTTACTATTATCTCTTTGTTACACAAATTACTCTGTGTTTTTGTTGATAATGGTTGTAACCACCTTTGGAACATCCGCCGAAAACTTCGATAATTCCAATCCTCGTCAACTCTAAAAAGAGTTCTGGCGCTTCTTTTACATAAATCTCCATAATATAATTATATTATAGTTTTTGCAAATTGGCAAGTTTTTAAAATTTTTATTATGAAAAAAGAGCAGTTATTTGCTCTTTTTAATCTCTTAATATATCCAATAGATCTGTAAAAAAATACAATGTATTTCTTCTATTTTCATTAGTAAAAATTTTTCCATTTCCCATTAATTTTTTTATATTAGTTTTAACAGAACTATAACTTACATTTAAATCCTTCTCTAATGTTTTTATCATAAATACAGGACGTTTAAATATAGCTCTCACATAATCAATTTTAATATTATTTTTCTCTGCATAGTTACAAACTTCATTGTAAAGTTCTTCAACTTTTCTTAGCTTAGTTATATTTTTTTCTGCTTGTCTTATAACAGATTCTAAAAAGAAGCTTATCCAATCTTCCCACTTAGGTTCTTCTGTTCTTAAATTATTTAACATTGAGTAATATTTAAATTTATTTTTTTCTAACTCTTCACTTACAAAAAAAGTTGGTTTAGTAATAACTTTTTTATCCAATAAATATAACATTATTAAAATTCTTCCAACTCTACCATTTCCATCTAAAAAAGGATGTATACTCTCAAACTGAGCATGAATCACAGCTATTTTTATTAAAGGATCCATGTCATCTTTAAAATCATCATTAATATATTTTTCTAAATTTGACATATATTCACCTAACTTATCGGGAGATGGTGGAATATAACTAGCATCTTCTATTCTAGAAGTTGAACCTATCCAATTTTGAATTTTTCTATACTCTCCAGGAGAACGATTCTTACCTCTTCCATCTTTCAAAATTTCTCTGTGTAATTCTAGTATCATTCTTGTAGATATTGGAATTGTTCTTAATAACATTTCTCCTTTAGTCAAAGCATCTATATAATTTTTAACCTCTAATGTATCTAAATTAAATTTTTGAGTAATATCAGCTTCCATAACTTCATCAAATGTTGTTTGAGTTCCTTCTATTCTAGTTGATTGAACAGATTCATTTAAAGAAAAAAGCCACATTAAATCATCAGAAATTATATTTCTATCTAATAAAACTGAAAATTCCGTTATTTTACTTCTAGCTGAAATAACTTTTTTATATAATCTTAAAAGAGAGCTGTCATCTAAATTTAAAGGTAACATTTGTGGATAAAATATCTTTTTCATTTTCCCTCCTTATAATTTTTTTATCATAAAAAAAACTATAAGGAGATTATAACAGACTTTTATTATTTTTTCAATTATTTTTTAACGATTTATCTAATTATATTCACATAGATTCTTGAAACAAACCACCACTTCAAGTGGTGGTTTGCTCTATGCCTAAAAGGTAATGTTACAAGCTTGAGGCTAAAGTCCTACAATTTGGTCTGCCCTTTGCGTATAGCCCCATTCAACTATTAAAATAGCTCTTGTTTCTATTTCTTTTTAACATTGAAAGGATCAAAATATTCTTTTAATGTCCCATCACTTTATCTTCTTCTATTTGGTTCTTCATGTATTGAGCTATCCTTTCCTTTTTTCTTCCCACTGTATCTACATAACAACCTCTGCACCAAAAATTTCTATTCCCATATTTATATTTTAAGTTCGCATACCTATCAAATATCATTAATGAACTTTTTCCCTTTAAATATCCCATAAATGTTGATACTGCTATCTTTGGTGGTATGCTCACTAACATATGTATGTGGTCTACACATGCACTTGTTTCTATTATTTCTACTCTTTTAAATTCACAAATTTTTCTTAATATTGCTCCTATATCTTTTTTTATCTTTCCATATATCACTTGTCTTCTGTATTTTGGTGTAAATACTATATGATATTTACAATTTCACTTTGTATGTGCTAAACTATTTTTGTCCATAGGGACCTCCTTTGATATTTTAGTTGGTTTTGGCAGACCTTCTTTATTGTATCAAAGGAGAACTTATATCGCATCATAGCCTTCTAGCTTTTTTGACCCACTTGCATAGCAAGTGGTTTATTTTACAATAAATAAAAAAAGCCATTTAATTTTAAACTTAATTACATTTCCAAAACTTACTCTTCCAAAATTTTCATTTTCCTTGATTTTCATTGTTGCCCTCCATTTTTTATATGCTTCCATTACTGCTACTACATCTTTTAATTTTGCAGTAGCAGGAAATGGTATTATTTTTATCAATCTTAAAAATTCATTTCTATGTACTCCCATTTTTACATCCTCCTTTAATGCTTCATTCCTTTATAAAGCTTATCCAAGTTTTCTAATGCTACATCTCTCATTTCATGCTTACTATTAGTCAACACATCTTTGATATTTGAGTACCAAATTTCAGCTATCTTTTTATCAGAATAGTGGCTGTAGTCAATTCCTAATAAGTCCATCTGGAGTTTACCCCCAATACGACCAAACAAAATATTATCTTTGCTTCTTCACTTTTAAAATATAAATCTTTCATATACCTCTCCTTTTTCTTTTATCTTCACTTAAAATGAAGTTAATATTTAAAAAAATATTTCGTCTACTATTTTTTTCTTTACCTCATCATTTGGTACTCTATAATCATTTTCATAATTAGAGTATGCACTTGGTAAAATTCCAAGTTCTCTCGATAACTCTGATTGAGTTTTTTTTCCTCTTAACTTTTTTAATTTTTCTCCAATTGTCATTTACTCCATCTCCATACTTTAAAATTTAACTTCACTTTTTGTGAAAATTTTTTCTTGGATTTTTCCACGAATAGTGTATAATAGTTTTAAGAGGTGATTTTAAATGGCTGATATTAAAGATAGAATTCTTAGTTTAAGAGTTGAAAAAGAACTAACACAAGAAAAGATGGCTAAAATATTTAATGTAGGACTTAGCACTGTCAGCATGTGGGAAAGAGGGGAAAGAATTCCTAGACCAAAAATATTGCAAGAAATATGTGATTATTTTAATGTTGATATGGACTACTTAATGGGAAGAAGCGACATAAAAAATAAGTATCAAGCTGGTTTAAAATATGAATGGGAAAAAGAAAGCAAGAAAGAAGATTCTAATATAGATATGAATACTGTAAATACTGACTATATAATGATACCTTTATATGAGAGTATTTCAGCAGGATATGGAGCTAGTAATTCTGAGTTTATAGAAATGATTCCAGTTTTTGGTTTAAAGAAAAACGGAACAACATATTTTGCTGTAAAAGTTGAAGGTGATAATATGGAGCCAAAGATTCCAAATAGCTCTACTATCATAATTAAAAAAGATATAGCTATAGAAAATGGAGAAATAGGAGCATTTTGTCTTAATGAAGAAAATTTTGTTAAACAAAAAAAAGTAGTAAAAGACCGATTAATTTTGCATTCATTTAATTTAGCTTATGATGATAAGGTTGTGAACGAATTTGATGATTTTATAGAATATGGTAAAGTTGTTAAAATTATGATTGATTTATAAAATTAAAAAAGGGAGATGGGGTTTATGGATTTAAAAGACAATATTGAAGAATTATCTAAGAAAATTGAAAAGTACAAAGACAGAGTAACTAATGAAGAAATGACTAAAACTGTCTTCGTTTTACCTTTCTTCGATATGCTTGGTTATGATACTAGAAATCCTTTTGAATTTCATGCAGAATTTACAGCAGATATTGCAGATGCAAAAGGTGAAAAAGTTGATTATGCAATTTTAATTGATGATGTTCTAAGAATATTAGTAGAATGTAAAGATTGCAATAATACACTTGAAAATTGTGATAAACAATTAACTCGTTATTTTAATGTTACGCCAGCTAAAATTGGAGTTTTAACAAATGGTATTGTTTACAAATTTTATACTGACTTAGAAAAGCCTAATATGATGGATGAAAAACCATTTTTAGAAATAAATCTTTTAAAAATTAAAGATTATCAAATAAATGAATTAAAGAAATTTGCTAGAAATACATTTGATTTAGATAACATTTTAAATAGTGCTGAAGAACTAAAATATTCAAATGCTATTAAAAAGCTTTTAAAATCTGAGTTTGATAATCCAACTGAAAACTTTATATCTTATATTTTAAATGAAATATATGATGGTGTTAAAACACAAAAAGTAAAAGATAGATTTACTAATACAATTAAAAAATCTATAAATGAATTTTTAAATGATATTGTTAGAACAAAATTAGAGGGAGCTTTGGAAGTAAATAAAGCTGTTGAAAAGCAAATAGAAGCTCCTCAAGAAATGATTGAAGAAATAACAGAAGTTGAAACCGGTCCTATAACTACTGATGAAGAATTACAAGGTTTTTCAGTAGTAAAAGCATTATTATATGGAACAATAGAACTTGATAGAATAACATATAGAGATACTTTAAATTATTTTTCTATAACTGTTGATGATAAGGTTACAAAATGGATTTGTAGATTATATTTCAATGGCTCTACTAAATTTATTAGATTTCCTGAAATTGATGAAGAAGGAAATAAAACTGATAGAGGTCCTAAAATTCCAATAAATTCTATAAATGATTTATATAATTTTAAGGATAAATTAATTGAATCTATAAAGATGTATGACTAAAAAAACTCTCTATTGTTAATAATAATTAAGAAGCTCAAAAAATAATGATGATGAAATACAAAAGATTATGAATTATATTTGATGTAATTACTTAAATTTTAAATAAATAAAAAAGGGAGAGAATTAAAATGGCAAGAAAGGCTGTATCAGAAAAAATTCAAGCGGATATTCTTTGTAAATGTCGGAGAAGATGTGCTTTATGTTTTGGATTAAATAGTGATTTTTCTGAAAAAAAAGGTCAAATTGCTCACATTGACAGAGATAATACTAATAATAACGAAGAAAATTTAGTATATTTATGTCTAGATCATCATAATTTATATGATAGTAAATTTAAACAAACAAAAAACTTTACACAATTGGAAGTAAAAACTTACAAAGAAAAACTTGAAAATTATATTGAATGTCAAAAAAATGAGAATACTAAATATGTTGATGAAGATTATAAATTATTTTTAGATTTAAAAAAATTTTTTATAGATAGTGGTATTTTAACAAAATTTAAAAATTTTATTTTTTCAAAACCTTATTATCTTGAAGAATTTGAAATTTCAGAAGGTCTACATGGAAGTGATTTAATTAATAATTATGAAAGTAAATATCCTGAAGTAAATTTTAAAGACCCTTATTTGAAAGAACAATTTAATATATTTAAAGAAAATTATTATGATGCCGAAAGTTTACTTTCTTATAAATATCAAAATTATAATAATGATGCTAGTCGTATGGTTTATAATATTCATTACACATATGAAGAAAAATCAAATCACATAGAAGAATTTGATAATTATAGAATTAGTATTCTAGAAAGTTTAAAAAAAATAATGGAATTTTTTGATGAATATTAGAAAATAGATAAAATAAAAAAAGGAACTACATACATTTTTAAGATAAATAAGAAAAGTTTATTTATAGTCAACAAATTTTTAAGTAAATTGCAACTATAAATGTCACATTATGAAAAATATTTAGTAAATTCACTTAAATACATTTCATTTGCACTTTTTCCATTAAATATTTTTCTTGGGTAATCATTCACCCACTTTTCTATTCGCTTAATTTCTTCTTCACTTATTTCTGATATGTCAGTTCCTTTGGGAATAAATCTCCTTATTAACTTGTTAT is part of the Fusobacterium nucleatum genome and encodes:
- a CDS encoding Fic family protein yields the protein MKKIFYPQMLPLNLDDSSLLRLYKKVISARSKITEFSVLLDRNIISDDLMWLFSLNESVQSTRIEGTQTTFDEVMEADITQKFNLDTLEVKNYIDALTKGEMLLRTIPISTRMILELHREILKDGRGKNRSPGEYRKIQNWIGSTSRIEDASYIPPSPDKLGEYMSNLEKYINDDFKDDMDPLIKIAVIHAQFESIHPFLDGNGRVGRILIMLYLLDKKVITKPTFFVSEELEKNKFKYYSMLNNLRTEEPKWEDWISFFLESVIRQAEKNITKLRKVEELYNEVCNYAEKNNIKIDYVRAIFKRPVFMIKTLEKDLNVSYSSVKTNIKKLMGNGKIFTNENRRNTLYFFTDLLDILRD
- a CDS encoding helix-turn-helix domain-containing protein; the protein is MTIGEKLKKLRGKKTQSELSRELGILPSAYSNYENDYRVPNDEVKKKIVDEIFF
- a CDS encoding LexA family transcriptional regulator, whose protein sequence is MADIKDRILSLRVEKELTQEKMAKIFNVGLSTVSMWERGERIPRPKILQEICDYFNVDMDYLMGRSDIKNKYQAGLKYEWEKESKKEDSNIDMNTVNTDYIMIPLYESISAGYGASNSEFIEMIPVFGLKKNGTTYFAVKVEGDNMEPKIPNSSTIIIKKDIAIENGEIGAFCLNEENFVKQKKVVKDRLILHSFNLAYDDKVVNEFDDFIEYGKVVKIMIDL
- a CDS encoding type I restriction enzyme HsdR N-terminal domain-containing protein, which produces MDLKDNIEELSKKIEKYKDRVTNEEMTKTVFVLPFFDMLGYDTRNPFEFHAEFTADIADAKGEKVDYAILIDDVLRILVECKDCNNTLENCDKQLTRYFNVTPAKIGVLTNGIVYKFYTDLEKPNMMDEKPFLEINLLKIKDYQINELKKFARNTFDLDNILNSAEELKYSNAIKKLLKSEFDNPTENFISYILNEIYDGVKTQKVKDRFTNTIKKSINEFLNDIVRTKLEGALEVNKAVEKQIEAPQEMIEEITEVETGPITTDEELQGFSVVKALLYGTIELDRITYRDTLNYFSITVDDKVTKWICRLYFNGSTKFIRFPEIDEEGNKTDRGPKIPINSINDLYNFKDKLIESIKMYD